The sequence GCGCTTCCCGCCCATGGGACAATGTCGCCCGGCGTATGCCAGCGATCCCGCCAATACAAAAAAGGCGGCGCTGGTGGCGCCGCCCTTTCCCACGTGCTTTTCCCTGGATCAGTTGTTGTTCCGGCTGATGACCACCAGCGAGGCGGCTGAGATCGCCAGGCTCTGCACGATCGAGCCGACGTCCCGAATCAGCCGGGAGATGTCGAACGGGGTCAGGTCGCGCGGCACGATGATGACCGACCCCGGCGGCACCTTGACCGAGCTGTAGCTCCAGGACGACAGGTCGAGCGGCTGCGCCTGGCCGTTCGGCATGATGACGAAGGCACGGCCGGTATCCGCCGCCTTGGTCGTGCCGCCGGCGAAGTCGACATAGTCGTCGGCGGTCAGCTTGCCGTCGTACTGGACCGTGCCCGGGTTGAGCACCTCGCCCGAAACGGTGACGAAAAGCGGCCGCTTCGGCACGAACAGCTGGTCGCCCGCGTCCAGGGTGAAGTCGAGCTCGGGCCTGGCCGCCAGTACCGTCGGATCGGCCTCGATCACCACCCGGCCGGCGGCCGGGATGCTCTTCAGCTCGGAGATCAGGCTCTGGATCGCCGGCAGGGCCGCGGCGGTGTTGCTGCTGCTGCTGCCGCTGCTCTGGGCTTCCTGGATCAGCTGCGGCAGCCCGGCCTGAATTTCGCGGGCGGTGCGCTCATAGCCCTGCTGCTGCTGCCGCTGCACGGCCACGCGGGTGAACACCGCGCCATAGGGGAAGGCCTGGTTGGTGTAGCCGCCGGACCGCTGGATCAGCTGCAGCAGGGTCTCGCCGCGGCGGATCACGTAACGGCCGGGGTGGGTGAACTCGCCGGCCAGGGTGACCGTCCCCTCCTCGCGCAGCTGCGGATTCTGCGGGATGCGGATGCTGTCGCCGGGATTCAGCTTGATCGACGCGGTGGTGGCGCCGAGGCTCTGTACCGAGCGCCAGGAGCCGCTGAGATTGGACGGCGACAGGGTGGAGAAGTAGCCGACTTCGATGGCGCGGCGGTCGGCCTCGACCGTCGTACCGCCGGCGACGTCGAGCACGGTGGCCAGCGAAGTGCCCGGGATGATCGGGTAGCTGCCCGGCACCCGCACCTGGCCTTCGAGCGAGACGACGTGCTCGATCACGAAGGGCAGCAGGTCCGGAAAGTCGTCGAAGATCTGCGGGCAGGCGCGGTTGACCGGCAGGGAGCTGCCCGTCTCTGTGTTCTGGAACGTCTGCCGTGCGTTGCGGAAGCGTCCGGTCGAGTCGTTGCGGACCGCCTCCGCCAGGGACCGCAGGCCGAGGCAGGAGCTGCTGACCGCAACGCCCGTCGGCAAACCGGCCGTCAGGGTCTGGTTCTGGTCCTGGACGTTCTGGGACTGGTCCGGCGCCGCCGAGCGGGCCTGCGCCGGCTGAATGCCCGACAGCATGTTCTGGACGTCGTCCGAGCCGAGATAGCGGATGTCCTCGCGCGACAGGACGATCAGCTTGTCGCGATCGCGCAGGCGGAAGTTGCCGCCGCCCCGCAGCGCCACGGCCAGGTTGACCGGCACGAACTTGCGGATCCGCGAGTTCGCGTCGGTGGTCTGGATCACGCCGAAGGGTAGATAGGCGTCATCCGCCAGGATCGGCGGATCGGACAACAGCGCCCGCAGGGTCGGCGCGCTGCTCAGCGGCCGGACGCCGGTGACGGTGACGTTGCCGGTGACCGAGACGCTGCCCACGCGCAGATCCTGGGCCAGCGATACCTGGATGATGTCGCCGGTCTGCACCGGCACCGAGGTCTGGCCCGACAGGTTCTGCACCTGGTCCTGGCCGTTGCGGTCGAGCCGCAGCAGGTTGAACCGGTTGCCGGACGGACGGATCGGCCCGCCGGCATAGTCCAGCATCTCGGCGACGCTGAGCGGGCCGGCGGCGTCGGGCGGCATCTCGAAGATGCCGGGCCGGACCACATCGCCGGCGACCGCGACGGTGCGCCCGACCGTCGGCACGGAAATCCGATCGCCGTCCTGCAGCAGCAGGTCGGCCTCGTTGCTGTAGCCCATCAGGAAGCCGTACAGGTCGACCACCTTGGTCTGGCCCTGCCGGATCAGCGCGACGGTGCGCAGCGATCCCGTCTTCCGGATGCCGCCGCCGGCGGTCAACGCATCGACCAGGGTCGAGAAGCTGGTCAGCGTCTGGGTGCCGGGCTTGGCCACCTCGCCGGTCAGCGTCACCGAGATCGCGCGGACGTCGCCGAGTGACACGAAGGCCTCGGTCGAGACGTAGTTCTCCTTGACCCGGGTCTCGATCTCGCGGCGCAGGTCGCCGAAGGAGCGGCCGGCCGCCGGGATCGGCGGCAGGTCCTGCAGGATCAGCCGCCCCTCGCGGTCGACCGTCGCGCTGATGCCCTGATTCACCTGGCCGCGCAGCGTGACCACGATCTGGTCGCCGATGCCGATGATGTAGTTCTCGCTGACCGCGCCGCTGACCACCTGGCTCGCCACCGCCCCGCCGGTGAAGACGTCATAGCCGAACTGGTTGATGTCGCCGCTCAGGCGCCGCTGGTAGTCGGCCTCGATGCGCGAGACGGGCGCGGCAGTGACGGTCGAGCCCGGCAGGACCGGCGAGAGGACCGAGGATTCCGTGACCTGTGCGGGCGTCGTCGTCGGGACGCGCGGCCCGCTCGGGATCGTCGTGCCGTCGGGTTGGATGCCCTGCTGCTGCAGTTGCGACGGGCTGATGCCGAGCTGCTGCAGCTGGTCGACCAAGGCGTTCAGCTGGGCATGGCCGGCGACCGGAGTCAGCACCAGAACGCCGCAGG comes from Inquilinus sp. Marseille-Q2685 and encodes:
- a CDS encoding SLBB domain-containing protein codes for the protein MLTPVAGHAQLNALVDQLQQLGISPSQLQQQGIQPDGTTIPSGPRVPTTTPAQVTESSVLSPVLPGSTVTAAPVSRIEADYQRRLSGDINQFGYDVFTGGAVASQVVSGAVSENYIIGIGDQIVVTLRGQVNQGISATVDREGRLILQDLPPIPAAGRSFGDLRREIETRVKENYVSTEAFVSLGDVRAISVTLTGEVAKPGTQTLTSFSTLVDALTAGGGIRKTGSLRTVALIRQGQTKVVDLYGFLMGYSNEADLLLQDGDRISVPTVGRTVAVAGDVVRPGIFEMPPDAAGPLSVAEMLDYAGGPIRPSGNRFNLLRLDRNGQDQVQNLSGQTSVPVQTGDIIQVSLAQDLRVGSVSVTGNVTVTGVRPLSSAPTLRALLSDPPILADDAYLPFGVIQTTDANSRIRKFVPVNLAVALRGGGNFRLRDRDKLIVLSREDIRYLGSDDVQNMLSGIQPAQARSAAPDQSQNVQDQNQTLTAGLPTGVAVSSSCLGLRSLAEAVRNDSTGRFRNARQTFQNTETGSSLPVNRACPQIFDDFPDLLPFVIEHVVSLEGQVRVPGSYPIIPGTSLATVLDVAGGTTVEADRRAIEVGYFSTLSPSNLSGSWRSVQSLGATTASIKLNPGDSIRIPQNPQLREEGTVTLAGEFTHPGRYVIRRGETLLQLIQRSGGYTNQAFPYGAVFTRVAVQRQQQQGYERTAREIQAGLPQLIQEAQSSGSSSSNTAAALPAIQSLISELKSIPAAGRVVIEADPTVLAARPELDFTLDAGDQLFVPKRPLFVTVSGEVLNPGTVQYDGKLTADDYVDFAGGTTKAADTGRAFVIMPNGQAQPLDLSSWSYSSVKVPPGSVIIVPRDLTPFDISRLIRDVGSIVQSLAISAASLVVISRNNN